Genomic DNA from Telopea speciosissima isolate NSW1024214 ecotype Mountain lineage chromosome 2, Tspe_v1, whole genome shotgun sequence:
TTCCCTGTTGCTTTTGGTGTTGTTGAATCTGAATGCAAGGATAGCTGGATCTTCTTCTTACAACACTTGCATGATTCAATTTATACAGAAATGGAGTTGCCTATCACATTCATGACCGATAAACAAAAGGTATGATGAGTAAGGTTTGCTCTTGTTTTAGATCAATTTTGGAAACTAATTTGTTTATGACTTGTACTATACATCACATAAATTTTGATCAATTTCATTTTGTTGTTTTATAGGGACTCTCCCAAGCAATAGCACAGATATTTCCATATGCCAACCACAAGTATTGTGCCAGACATCTGCACAACAACTTTAAAGTGAATTATCCTGGTGCACTATTAAAGAGCCATTTCTGGGTTGCTGTCAGAGCCTACAATCCCATTCAGTTCCAGAGGTCAATGAATGCCATGAAGTCTCTCAATAAGGAAGCCCATGACTGGTTGATGAAAAATCCAGTATCAGCATGGGCTAGACATGCATTTGATCATAGGATCAAGAGTGACCATGTCACTAACAATATGACAGAGTCTTTCAACCAGTGGATAGGATAGTCAAGAAGCAAACCAATCCTTACCTTGATTGGTGAGATAAGGTTGAGATTGATGGGTAGGTTACATAAGAGATATGAAATGGGTGTCTCATTTGTGGGTAGGGTGACACCACAAATGAAGAAGAGATTGGACATAGTACAAAGTGAGTCCAGATTTTGTATGGTTTATCCTGCATCCACAAATCAGTTTGAGGTACAAGATGGGAGGTACAAGTTTGTAGTCAATTTGGAGAATAGTTATTGTGATTGTGGAGTGTGGAGTGTGGAGTGTGGAGTGCTACAGGACTACCTTGCAAACATGGTGCAGCATCAATTAattttaagagaaaaaagataGAAGATTACTGTGATGAATATTTTACAGTAGAAACATATCTAGAAGCACATCAGaccatgatacacccattacCAGATGTAAGCCTCCTATtggatgatgataatgatggcaATCTTGTCTTGCAGCCTCCACCATTGAGGAGGTTACCTGGTAGACCACacaagagtagaagaaaggaacCTGGTGAACAATCCTCTCAAGATATTAGGAAGTCCAAAAGAAGTATCAGATGTGATTTCTGTAAGGAAATAGGGCACAATAGGAGGGGTTGTCAAAGAGCTCCAGTAGCTGAGAAGGGTTCTTCTTCTAGGAAGAGATCAAGGTCCAAGGTATTATTCCTAAAAGTTTTTAAACATACTCTAACAGGTTATGTTTTCATGTATGTAATATAACAGGGGCTGCCAAAGAGCTCCAGTAGATTAGAATTTGAGCTCTTAGAATTTTGTTGTTGAAACTGATTGAGAATGGACTTTTACAGGGAAAGTAGAAGAGTAATAAACATTATGAAACCAGCTCATCTCCAAGGGTGACAAGGTCAATGGCATCTTCTACAACCTCAGTTGTCACTGCACAAGAGCATAGATTAGCAAAAATGGCTACCAAGTTAGCCAAGAAGAAGGCAAGGAGGGCTGAGAAAGCTACCCATGGTCCTCATGAACCTGGACCATTCTCGACTTCCCGATGCCGATGTCTCGTTAGGATGATGGTGTTCTTGTTATGATGGTGATAGTACTGTTGATGttatgatggtggtggtgttgtTGCTATTGTGGTGGTGATGGTCCTGCTCGCGCAACCACCTTGTTGCGTTgtgttttttgttattttgttattaaGTTAATTTGGTGAAACTATTGGGCTTCTATGGTTGTTTATGGAACAGTATAGATGATGTGTGCAAAATAATTTGATGTTTTCTTTGTGTTTGAGAAGTAATGGAACAGTATGGAGTTTATGTGTATTTCACAGGTCTTCATTGTCCAATACCATTGTTTATCCACGCTTGGATGTATTTGAGTTGGAGTAGGACATTCACATGAACAACGGTGtttgttttaaaataaaaaggagaagtaGTGCATGAGTTGCTTCTGCCACATGGATCTTTAGAATTTGGATGCCACATGTTATTGAAGTATATGCTGCTTTGAACACTAGTGCAGCCTGTCTAGCAAGTTACTTTGctggagtttttattttttcagcaAGATTCCAAACCTTAATGGTAATCTTCTCACATGGtatttaaatatataaaatcAAATTTGAGAGTCCGTGAGGAGAAGTAACCTGGGATTCTGCATGGGCAGTAAGGGTTTGATATTATATCTAAATTGGGTTGCTGCTATCTAAAATTTAGGAATACAACAAGGGAGTGACAAGTATAGATCAAAATCCGAGGAGGTTTGTAGCTCTATAAATGGAACCCCATGTTTACTGATGGCAGCCAATaatatctctttttttaatgagaTAAGCCATTGATTAATGTCATTGGATCTCACCATTCATGTCAAATATTTTAGAAACAAAGCTAAGAGTAACTCTTTAACCACAAACAAGGAACCATTGCATTAAGAAATTAGGGGTTCTTACATCCTTTAAACCACAAAAAGATAACAAAGCTGACAATGAACAAAAGTTCGTTCAAGGTTCCCATCTTCCCTATTTCAAATTTTTACAATAATGACCACAACCATAACAACAAACAAAACTATCATGATCTTCCCAAAAATCAGAGTGTTTTATTAAAcatctccaacttcttcactctGCTCTTCAAACTTTTGAAATCTTCTAGACTAACTTCTCCCACATTTCTTGGTGCATTCCTAGTAACACCATTTTCCTCTCGAGCATCCATAGTCAAACCATATTCCCCTGGTGAATCCACGGGCATACACCAtgaaaaaaacccacaaatgtCATCAGGACATACATAGTAAAGCTTGTTTGGGTTTTTAGCCGACTCAGAGATCTTCACAATAGCCCTTTTTTGACATTTGCATTTGATGTTTATATATTTCCCTTGCCTACACCTGCTATTATTCACACTGGAGCTTGACATCATACCTGCACAAATCATGCAACTCAGATGATATACTAGTTCAACATCACTATGTTGCAATTTGAAATGAATTTTACATgctcaaaaatcaattttggataaaaaaaaaccctagtttcataACTAATAAGGAAAATGCAAACATGATTTTTTAAATCAGACTTCACAAAATGGAATGGAGCTTGCTGGAATGTGAGGGACTGCATGTATTGGTAAAATAGAATGTTCAAGCTTGAAGTTGGGGTGATTCTTAGCTATATGGGTTGAAGTTCAGATGGAATGAATAGCAACAGGGTAGTAGAAGAGAGTAAAGCAGCAATGTAGGTGAAGTTGCAGTCGCTGGAGGTAAGAACAAGGTCGCCGGACTGATTACCTGTCGATCGGTGATGAACAATCGCTGGAGGTAAGAACAGTCGTCGGAGAAGAACTTCCAGTcgcccctcttcttcttcaacccctaTTGTCTCTCCTTTGCTCGAAGATAATGGTGTGGATAATGAGAATATGAAGTGTAATGGTGCTATATAactaagggtaatttggtcagtGAATGCATATTTTTAACGGTGTTAATGGACTGGGGCTAAGTGAAGCCCATTTTGGAAAtcaggggaggtctgagtagttgTCAGAAGGGCAGGGGTGGTTCACTGAATTGTCAGTAAGAtcaggggaggtctgagtaatttGCTCTATTATTTGCCATCACTGGTCTCATGTGAACTGACATGACTtaccaatttttaaaaaatgtatATAAGGGAAAGGGGTTCATGCATGGTTGAACTTGGGGATCTAACGATTCTTTTAATGGGGGAGTGTGGGGAATGGTTATTTCCAACCCCTTATCGTCTCCATCCCATGTCTTGTGTGCGGTCGTGCATAGTGCACAATTGTGCACAAAACCTTTGGCCAAAAAGTAtgattataatttatttttcagcAACTTTGGTTAgaaccatagttagcaaaaaaaCGGGagcgacaaaaaaaaaatagggaagtcAATATTGTAAACAATGAAAACTTTACTAGTTTAAACATGTAgttttcacaaaaaaataacaatgtATTCATAGAAATTGAGGAATTATTATTTGAATAACTGCATATAATGTTCAAAACAATTATTCCAATACATATCACTAAACATCAATTCTGAATTCatacaacaaaaaaatgttcaaaGTCCTGTTGAGCAATGTGACTTAGCTATGGTGTtgttcattgttgtcaacacagccAACACACTCTAAAAGGGTTTTAGATCTGAATCGTCCTTCAAATGGTATAGttaactagggttagggtagggGTATGGGTTGGTTAACTAGGGTTAAGGTAATCAGGGTTAGATAAGAATTTAAATGCTTGTTTTTAAGTTGTGACAGTTAGATTAAATAATGCCACGTGTCACGATTCTAGGGAGGTACTTAGTTACTTACAATAACTGATCTTGAactagagaggagaaaaatgaGTCCGGATCTTCTCCTAGGCCTAGGAGACTAATTACTGTCCTGCAACATTATACAATCAACATGTAGCACACACAACACCGGCAACCTCTTTCTCCTATgccttttttttccattttctttttatcaaaCCACAACTTAAGTAGGACCCACCACTAACTtaagaaatgaatattttattatttttttccttcttcctcatcttcttcgtcttctcttTCTGCGAATACGATGACACCCTTGCCGCCACCAccctttcctctcttccctGTCCCCACTGCTTcccttccctgcaaccctacccctGCTCAGCCCTTTGTTCCTCTGGCAACCCATCCCATCTACAACCCCCCACCGCCCTTACCTTCCTCCCCCTGTCCTTGCAACCCCTCTCccttaccttcttcttctttcttacctGCAACCCCACTCCCCAATAGAGATTTTCCCATCTGAATCTTACTGCGAGAGTTGCAAACTACATAGAAATTTGAGTTTCGCATTACATAAAGAATCAATTTTCTTTTACGCATGTAATAGATTTATCGAACCAAAAGCAAACTAACTGATATGTAAATTGAATCCATCAAATATCATTCTTTTGCAGTATATACACATGCAGATGCAATCGTTTCTTGTGGTTCCTCAAGTCTCAGTTCCAGTGTTACTTTCTTCAAAATATATGAAgttccaaaaaaattaaaaaatatacaaGTCCTAAAGATCCCCTAAACCCAATGAAGTGTTTTACTTTgttttgagaaaaagaaaaagaaaatctacCTTTTGAATAGTATATCTTTCATTTGTTCAAATGTAGTTGTGGTCTTTGTTAAGGTTTCGTTGACATTCTAGAAGTCTGTTTCTTGGAAAACTATTAAGATCTCTTGAGAtaataaagaatcaattttttatGTAGTTTGCAACTCTGGGAAAATCTCTGTTGGCTCTTGAATTTTtcaatacaaatttttttttcagaaagaagaagaaggtaaggGAGTGGGGTTGCAGGGACAGGGGAGGAAGGTAAGGGCGGTAGGGGGTTGTAGATGGGATGGGTTGCTGAAGGCATAGAGGGCTGAGCGgaggtagggttgcagggaagggAAGCGGCGGGGACAAGGGAGGGAGGAAAGGGCGGTGGCGGCAAGGGTGCCGTCGTATTCGCAGAaagagaagacgaagaagatgaggaagaaagaaagaaaataataaaatattcattttttaagtTAGTGATGGGTCCCACTTAGTTGTTgtttgaaaagagaaaataaaacattacaaaagagaaaagaagaaagaaaatagaaaaaaatggcGTAGGAGAAAGAAGTTACCGGTGTTGTGTGTGCCACATGTCGATTGTATAATGTTGCTGGAGAGTAATTAGTCTCCTAGACCTAAAAGAAGATCCCAAAAGGATTCTATTCAGCACTTGCCCGACTGCATATGCGGCtgcaggggtgaggcggtcttttcacgtTTCACTGTGTCCGCACTGTACATGCAGCATGCAGCCCCGAGTAGGGTGCTGGAACCGGAGCCGAGTCCGAGAAGATCCGGACTCGAGAAAAATGCCAGAGACTTGGAATAAACTTGTAGCAGTACAATATTGCCAGTTTGCCACAATAATATGCGAATGAAATCGGACCCTCCTACTCCGGTTCCTTCAACGTTCAACTTATCGTATTCTCATATTTGTTCTCCGATCTTACTCCTCTGAAACTCTGGTGTCTCCGTAGAACAAGTCCAGAATTCTCTTCACAAACGGCGAAGGGCTATGCATCGCGACGCACACAGAGCGACTTCACGGCTGTTCGTTCTTCTCCTCGTCGCTCTCTTCTTTCTCAATGCAACTGCGCGCCCTTTCGTTCTCCTTCTCAGTAAAGACGACCTCAAAGAGAATCCTCCCTCTTCCGCCGACGACGACGAGTCTTCTAACGGTGAATTACCCGAGTGGGAGGAGTTCGCCGATTCCGACACTAAATCCGAAGACGAGCTCGATCCTGGTTCATGGCGTCCAATCTTCGAGCCCGACTCCATGTCCGGTACCTCACCGGAGAGCGAGGACGAAGCTCTGTATTACTCTGGCATCCGCAAGATGGTCGCCTCTGTAAGCTCTGGTGAACCGAGATTGATGGAGGAAGCAAATTCTGAGATCGAGGCCTCTGCGGTTGGTGGATTTCCTCATGCGCAGTCCGCTTTGGGGTTTCTCTATGGGACGGGTCAATTGAGAGAACAGAACGGAGCCAAGGCTTTTCTGTATCAACACTTCGCCGCAGATGGTGGTAACATGCAGTCTAAGATGGCCCTCGCATACACATACTTGAGACAGGATGTATGTAAATCCTCACtctgaggagagagagaaagagttttCCCCTTTCTGTTGCAGTTTGACCAAAGTATTAGCTGTTTATTGCTTGCAGATGTATGATAAGGCTGTGAAGCTTTACGCAGAATTAGCGGAAGCGGCGGTTTCGAGTTTCTTGATTTCCAAGGACTCGCCTGTGATTGAACAAGTTAGATTACATAATGGCGCTGAGGAAAACAAGGAGGCATTGCGGAAGTCACGaggtgaagaagatgaggactTCCAGATCACAGAGTATCAGGCGCTAAAGGGGAATGCTGGGGCCATGTACAAAATTGGGATGATCTACTACTTCGGATTGAGAGGTGTGAGGCGTGATCATTCCAAGGCATTATCGTGGTTTTTGAAGTCTGTGGAGAAGGGGGAGCCCAGGTCCATGGAGCTTCTAGGAGAAATATATGCCAGGGGAGCTGGAGTTGAGAGGAACTACACCAAGGCGCTCGAGTGGCTCACACTGGCATCCAAACAACAGCACTTCTCCGCTTATAATGGGATGGGATACTTGTATGTTAAAGGCTATGGGGTGGAACAGAAGAACTACACGAAAGTAAGTTGACCTTGTTACTATGGTCTTCTGTTCTTAGGTTGCATGTTTTCTTCCGCTTTATGTTGCAGGTTCTTTTTTCTCTGTTGTCCATCTTGGGTTATTTGATTTAGAACACTGTGCATTCTTCTCGCATGTAAACTTCAATCTTTTTTAAGCTGTCTTCGTTTAGAGATGCTGCCTTATTGTTTCTATTCTTTTAACTTGGCTGTGGCTGTCTTCACGTTGCTTATATTGGGGCTTTGATCCACTTCCATATTTTATCTGATACTGCTTACTCGTTACTCTAAGAAAGCACATTAGGAATATAAAGCTGGAATGTTACGGAAAGTAGTccctacaaaagaaaaaagacaaattttctaatgtaagactaggtACATTATAATCCAACCCCAAAATCATCCACAATAAGGTCCAAGAGTCCCAAAAATAGAGGTCAACAACCAGCAGCTAAACAGGGCTGCCGCAAGTCTGTAACAGGGGTATATGATCAGAAATTACTCAACTCAGATCCAGCAGCTGTAGGTGTCGAATAGGGCCTGAATCCCTATCGAGTTCAGGTCTATTACAGGTGAAGTATTGCTGAAAATCTCAGGCCAATGCGACTTCTTAATTCAGAGATTTCAGTAGGTAATGAAAATGGAAACTAAAGGATGTAAATAGAAGGTTAGTGGTCTAGACCAAACCAACCAGCAATATAACTTCAAGTCTGGATCGATTGGAGCTCTCCAGATGAGGAAGTAACCCTCAAATATGGTTCAGATCAGATGATGTCTGTAGGAATACAGTCACTCGAAGTTGCCGCAGGAACTTGAGGAAACTAGGGAACCACATATGCTGATCTAGAGGCTTCTGAAACTCCAAACTACAGGTTTCAGATCAGGACTTCCTGGTGATCGAGTGCAGGTCTTGGACGGTAGATTAGATCCTCAAAATAGCAGCTCTATAGGATCTCAGGTTGCAGAGATCAGCAAGATCCTCAATTCAGcaataggaaaatagaaactaacctaCCATCGGTATGAAGTTGACTCTTAGACCAATCACCTGTCTTCAGTGGCAGTGTGTGTTGTTTAAGAGCCTCAAAAGAAGACCAATAACTCCAGAGAAGGGTCTCGGTTGCTTAGTTGCAGGTTtgaaaattaaaacagaaacaagagggagaagggagatcgagtggaagaagagaataggggaaaaagaaggatagaatgggttgAGTGATTGAGTCTCTTACTCTTCCCTGGGCCTCTCACCcaaatgtagtcctagattggtagaagatcaactaggagcc
This window encodes:
- the LOC122652100 gene encoding ERAD-associated E3 ubiquitin-protein ligase component HRD3A-like; translation: MHRDAHRATSRLFVLLLVALFFLNATARPFVLLLSKDDLKENPPSSADDDESSNGELPEWEEFADSDTKSEDELDPGSWRPIFEPDSMSGTSPESEDEALYYSGIRKMVASVSSGEPRLMEEANSEIEASAVGGFPHAQSALGFLYGTGQLREQNGAKAFLYQHFAADGGNMQSKMALAYTYLRQDMYDKAVKLYAELAEAAVSSFLISKDSPVIEQVRLHNGAEENKEALRKSRGEEDEDFQITEYQALKGNAGAMYKIGMIYYFGLRGVRRDHSKALSWFLKSVEKGEPRSMELLGEIYARGAGVERNYTKALEWLTLASKQQHFSAYNGMGYLYVKGYGVEQKNYTKAKEYFEKAADNKEPGGHYNLGVLYLKGIGVKRDVRLACNLFITAANAGQPKAFYQLAKMFHTGVGLKKNLPMATGLYKFVAERGPWNSLSRWALESYLKGEVGKAFLLYSRMAELGYEVAQSNAAWILDRFGERSMCMGEAGFCTDAERHQRAHSLWWQASEQGNEHAALLIGDAYYYGRGTERDYDRAAEAYMHAKSQSNAQAMFNLAYMHEHGQGLPLDLHLAKRYYDQALESDPVAKLPVTLALMSLWIRKNYANSFLVRLIDSLPEAYPKVGAWIEKVIMDEGNATILTLFVCLLTVLYLRERQRRHAAAAPGEMPLPLQPNEHDALVPN